CTGCTCATGGGTTTCTGCATGATCACTGATAGCGTCTGGCCTGACAATCGgctacaacaaacaaataaaaaacacaagcacTTATGCACAACATCTCCACAAATCAGTCTTCTGTACTTTCACAAACCACCACACACACCTGTGTGAGCTCATAGGGTACGTCTTCTGTCGGATGATAACACACTATTGTGTTTCCATCAGATGTCACTGCGCGATTTCCACATCACTGAAATTAAAACGATACATTTTAGATAAACAAGCAGATACAATGACACTTTATCTGATAAGGTAAAGTGAACAATTTAGAGTGCACATATGAAGACATTATGTATTGGAAACACTGACTTGTTATCGTTCAAGGATGCACCTCTGATAGTAGATTTGTTGCAAGACGACAGAAAGTTCCGGCTGAAAttgaaaacaacacatttaaagtCAAAGCAAATACAGACCAAAACGGcgcaaaatcattttcattcatgagGTCTCAAGTGTTGTAGGTTATACAGTACA
This region of Puntigrus tetrazona isolate hp1 unplaced genomic scaffold, ASM1883169v1 S000000223, whole genome shotgun sequence genomic DNA includes:
- the mrpl42 gene encoding LOW QUALITY PROTEIN: 39S ribosomal protein L42, mitochondrial (The sequence of the model RefSeq protein was modified relative to this genomic sequence to represent the inferred CDS: deleted 3 bases in 2 codons); the encoded protein is RNFLSSCNKSTIRGASLNDNNDVEIAVTSDGNTIVCYHPTEDVPYELTQPIVRPDAISDHAETHEQVLKARLGKGVLNNKQAPTIEELSKMFYTTKHRWYPVGQYHTGRNPNPPKDR